From the genome of Candidatus Electrothrix communis, one region includes:
- a CDS encoding AAA family ATPase, which translates to MKADVLANYQEPRASFARLWQEECSEPILLFSGQSGSGKTSLLRNCRRMAPADACQVFVDCKQDGVNAAEVFSRTVHHAGRDKLPAFSRWLQQHNVEIRDNQIEGNSNQINVVLSSGSKEEREERRIMLTDAWLEDTSQLESPMLLAVDTYEKAADDLRTWLNSIIVRLPRASRQLRLVVAGQKIPSTDTCEDWADCCCEHTLFGVPEAEHWLPVVKALGLRVPVDPPLTYLAGLCHAFKGNPAKIIEVIKTFPRLS; encoded by the coding sequence ATGAAAGCAGATGTTTTAGCGAATTATCAGGAGCCGCGAGCCTCTTTTGCCCGTCTGTGGCAGGAGGAATGCTCGGAACCGATTCTTCTGTTCAGTGGCCAATCCGGCAGCGGCAAGACCAGTCTGTTACGTAATTGCCGCCGCATGGCTCCGGCTGACGCCTGTCAAGTTTTTGTGGATTGCAAGCAGGACGGGGTCAATGCCGCCGAGGTCTTCAGCCGCACTGTTCATCATGCGGGCCGAGACAAATTGCCTGCCTTCAGCCGATGGCTGCAACAGCATAACGTAGAGATCCGGGACAACCAGATTGAGGGCAATAGCAATCAGATCAATGTAGTGCTGAGCAGCGGGAGCAAGGAGGAGCGCGAGGAGCGGCGCATCATGCTCACCGATGCCTGGTTGGAAGATACAAGCCAGCTGGAAAGCCCGATGCTGTTGGCGGTGGATACCTATGAAAAGGCAGCGGATGATCTCCGTACTTGGTTGAACAGCATCATTGTCCGTCTGCCCCGTGCCAGCCGTCAGTTGCGTTTGGTGGTGGCCGGACAGAAGATCCCCTCTACAGATACCTGCGAGGACTGGGCCGATTGCTGCTGTGAACATACGTTGTTCGGGGTACCTGAAGCCGAACACTGGTTGCCCGTGGTCAAGGCTTTGGGATTACGGGTTCCTGTCGATCCTCCTCTGACCTACCTTGCCGGTCTCTGTCACGCCTTTAAGGGTAATCCGGCAAAGATTATCGAGGTTATCAAAACCTTTCCCCGGCTGTCCTGA
- a CDS encoding type II toxin-antitoxin system HicB family antitoxin encodes MNSQYPAQIILEEDGLFFVSFPDIEEAVTQGETLAEALFNASEVLRLTLEYRLDEGLDLPEPSSVTGNNIYLIPPDVKVQAALLIRKSREGKSLADLARILETSWPSVKRLENPHNSPTLKMIDKAAAALGKRLVLSFE; translated from the coding sequence GTGAACAGTCAATACCCCGCACAGATAATCCTTGAAGAGGACGGCCTTTTCTTTGTCTCTTTTCCCGACATTGAAGAGGCTGTGACTCAAGGAGAAACCTTGGCGGAGGCTCTGTTTAATGCTTCTGAGGTGCTTAGGCTGACCTTGGAGTACCGTCTTGACGAAGGATTGGATCTCCCCGAACCTTCTTCAGTAACGGGTAATAATATTTATTTGATTCCGCCTGACGTCAAAGTGCAGGCCGCTTTGTTGATCCGTAAATCGCGGGAAGGCAAGTCGCTTGCAGATCTTGCAAGAATACTTGAGACTTCCTGGCCGTCGGTCAAACGGCTCGAAAATCCGCATAATTCTCCGACGCTGAAAATGATCGACAAGGCTGCGGCTGCTCTCGGCAAGAGGCTTGTGTTGAGCTTTGAGTGA